In a single window of the Desulforegula conservatrix Mb1Pa genome:
- a CDS encoding RNA-binding domain-containing protein — protein MENIKLTKPLRESETVELKKNLSELKEGLVSIAAILNKHGSGEIWFGISPDGQFRQIAGLFVASFDRPSFHVETVDTTQAPQNPVKAPQNHMKPQENHKKKLIDLLMAQPDLSMKKLSDLSGLTVYSVRHHLRALQQSGHIRHVGPDKGGYWEILGGVTDDKADNRNNKI, from the coding sequence ATGGAAAATATTAAATTAACGAAGCCTCTCAGGGAAAGCGAAACAGTGGAACTCAAGAAAAACCTTTCAGAACTAAAGGAAGGTCTTGTCTCCATTGCAGCAATCCTGAATAAGCACGGCTCCGGAGAAATATGGTTTGGAATCTCGCCTGATGGCCAGTTTCGCCAGATTGCAGGGCTTTTTGTTGCCAGTTTTGATAGACCGTCTTTTCATGTGGAGACTGTTGATACAACTCAAGCCCCGCAAAACCCCGTAAAAGCCCCGCAGAACCACATGAAACCACAAGAAAACCACAAGAAAAAATTGATCGATCTACTCATGGCGCAGCCTGATCTGAGCATGAAAAAACTGTCTGATTTGAGCGGGCTGACAGTTTACAGTGTCCGGCATCATCTGAGAGCCTTGCAGCAATCAGGACATATCCGCCACGTTGGACCTGACAAGGGCGGGTATTGGGAAATTCTTGGTGGTGTCACGGATGACAAGGCTGATAACAGGAATAATAAAATATGA
- a CDS encoding AI-2E family transporter gives MKMKYEPDLEMENRLFQKLMDSFIRVGLLFALVVLCYRIFSPFLNLIIWSLILAVTFYPLHQKIAEKIRGKQGLAATLVVVAGIILIVVPTAILASSLGDSIQILLANMKNNTSQIPEPAEAIKAVPLIGSKIYDFWTKAYTDLPALIQSMQPKVGNIAKEALSVVAGIGGVILKFMFSFIIAGIIMAYGKSGAETAKAISRRFVGIEKGDLFAKLSTDTIRSVALGVIGVACIQAIIVGLVFIFAGIPWTGVLSMIVLVLGIVQVPAAIVTLPAVAYIWISDGYGTGAAVVYTVLIIVGSMADNVLKPIMLGRGVDAPMPVILLGALGGMASAGILGMFIGAIFLALGYQIFMGWVKDVPVEDSEESIEKSLAAD, from the coding sequence TGGTTGTGCTTTGTTATAGAATTTTTTCACCATTTTTGAATCTGATTATATGGTCTCTGATTCTTGCCGTGACATTTTATCCACTGCACCAAAAAATAGCAGAGAAAATTCGCGGGAAACAGGGCTTGGCAGCAACTCTTGTGGTTGTCGCCGGAATAATTCTGATAGTGGTTCCAACAGCCATTCTTGCCAGTTCGCTTGGTGATTCCATTCAAATATTGTTGGCCAACATGAAGAATAATACCTCTCAAATTCCTGAGCCCGCAGAGGCTATTAAAGCGGTTCCTTTAATTGGTTCAAAGATTTATGACTTCTGGACAAAGGCTTATACAGATCTGCCTGCATTGATACAGAGCATGCAGCCTAAAGTTGGTAATATCGCAAAAGAGGCTTTGAGTGTTGTTGCCGGAATTGGAGGAGTCATACTTAAGTTTATGTTTTCCTTTATCATTGCAGGAATCATAATGGCTTACGGAAAGTCAGGGGCAGAGACTGCCAAGGCTATTTCCAGGCGTTTTGTAGGAATTGAGAAAGGCGATCTTTTTGCGAAGCTGTCCACTGATACAATTCGTTCTGTAGCACTCGGAGTCATAGGCGTAGCCTGTATACAGGCTATTATTGTAGGTCTTGTATTCATTTTTGCAGGTATACCCTGGACAGGGGTGCTATCTATGATTGTCCTGGTACTTGGAATTGTTCAGGTTCCGGCTGCCATCGTCACATTACCGGCTGTTGCCTATATCTGGATTAGTGATGGTTATGGAACTGGTGCGGCAGTAGTTTATACTGTTTTAATCATTGTTGGCAGCATGGCAGATAATGTGTTGAAGCCTATAATGCTCGGTAGAGGCGTGGATGCCCCAATGCCTGTTATTTTGCTGGGCGCTCTTGGCGGCATGGCTTCGGCTGGTATTCTGGGAATGTTTATAGGCGCGATCTTTCTTGCATTGGGCTATCAGATTTTTATGGGATGGGTGAAGGATGTGCCTGTGGAAGACTCAGAGGAATCCATTGAAAAATCCTTGGCTGCGGATTAA
- a CDS encoding nucleotidyltransferase domain-containing protein — protein MSVEPGMKKIIEKKLDQIEKDFNVEIILAIESGSRAWGFESVDSDYDVRFIYKHELKWYLNVLPKRDVIELPIIGVDDYSGWDIRKALFLMNKSNPVLFEWMRSPIVYKRNDNEFELLKKAAERYFSPVSSIYHYLHMAKGNYREYLQGEYVKVKKYFYVLRPILACIWIKTKKESPPVEFEKLLENVEDQKLLSEIAELLRKKKSGTEMGEGKAIPAINQFIDEKLAEFEIFTASYNANKKPPSEYLDDLLWKILN, from the coding sequence ATGAGTGTTGAACCTGGCATGAAAAAAATTATTGAGAAAAAACTGGATCAGATCGAAAAAGATTTCAATGTGGAAATAATACTGGCCATCGAATCGGGTTCCCGTGCATGGGGCTTTGAATCTGTTGATAGTGATTATGATGTCCGGTTTATCTATAAGCATGAATTAAAATGGTATTTAAATGTATTGCCAAAACGGGATGTAATCGAACTGCCAATAATAGGAGTTGATGACTATTCCGGTTGGGATATAAGAAAAGCCCTGTTTTTAATGAACAAATCAAACCCTGTGCTTTTTGAATGGATGCGGTCGCCAATAGTCTATAAAAGGAATGATAACGAATTCGAGCTGTTAAAGAAAGCAGCCGAAAGATATTTTTCACCGGTTTCTTCAATCTATCATTATCTGCACATGGCAAAAGGAAACTACAGGGAGTATCTTCAGGGCGAATATGTCAAGGTAAAGAAATATTTCTATGTATTAAGACCGATTCTTGCCTGCATCTGGATAAAAACAAAGAAAGAATCCCCTCCGGTGGAATTTGAAAAGCTGCTGGAGAACGTAGAGGATCAGAAGCTTTTATCTGAAATTGCTGAACTTTTGAGGAAAAAGAAATCCGGAACTGAAATGGGAGAAGGCAAAGCCATTCCGGCAATCAATCAGTTTATTGATGAAAAATTAGCCGAATTTGAAATATTCACGGCCAGTTACAATGCAAATAAAAAGCCGCCTTCAGAGTATCTGGATGATCTTTTATGGAAAATATTAAATTAA
- a CDS encoding class I SAM-dependent DNA methyltransferase yields the protein MIEDIKKTLWATADKLRANMDAAEYKHIVLGLIFVKYISDTFQTRRDELTKRFTDENDDYFIPDSDAEMLAEELEDRDYYKEVNVFWVPEAARWESLRAQAKQADIGKRIDDALSLIETENPKLKGILDKRYARVQLPDGKLGELVDMVSTIGFGVTGQSSRDLLGQVYEYFLGQFASAEGKRGGQFYTPASIVKTLVAILAPHQGQVYDPCCGSGGMFVQSERFIEAHGGKIGDVSIYGQESNPTTWRLAAMNLAIRGIDFNLGKEPADTFVRNQHPDLRADFVLANPPFNISDWWHASLEGDPRWLYGTPPQGNANYAWLQHMLHHLKPNGRAGIVLANGSMSSSQNSEGDIRRAMVEDDKVEIMVALPGQLFFNTQIPACLWFLVKQKTRRQGEVLFIDARKLGTMISRVQIEFTDDDIKKIADTVQAWRGDEEADTEYADVAGFCRSVPLAEIAEHGHVLTPGRYVGAEAIEDDDEAFAEKMQKLTEKLGEQMAKGAELDMLIRQKLGGLGYEC from the coding sequence ATGATCGAGGATATAAAAAAGACACTCTGGGCCACAGCAGACAAGCTGAGAGCCAACATGGACGCTGCCGAATATAAGCACATCGTACTTGGCCTTATTTTTGTAAAATACATTTCAGACACTTTCCAGACCAGAAGAGACGAGCTGACAAAACGTTTCACAGATGAAAACGACGACTATTTTATTCCTGACTCAGACGCTGAAATGCTGGCCGAAGAACTGGAAGACCGCGACTATTACAAGGAAGTCAATGTTTTCTGGGTTCCTGAGGCTGCCAGATGGGAAAGTCTGCGGGCGCAGGCAAAGCAGGCAGACATAGGCAAGCGAATAGACGATGCTTTGTCCCTGATAGAAACCGAAAACCCCAAGCTTAAAGGCATTCTCGACAAACGCTATGCCCGTGTTCAGCTTCCGGACGGCAAGCTGGGCGAACTTGTGGATATGGTCTCAACCATAGGATTTGGTGTAACAGGCCAGAGTTCCCGCGATCTTCTCGGACAGGTATATGAATATTTTCTCGGTCAGTTTGCCAGCGCAGAAGGCAAGCGTGGAGGACAATTCTACACACCGGCAAGCATAGTCAAAACGCTTGTAGCAATACTGGCTCCGCATCAGGGGCAGGTTTATGATCCGTGCTGCGGTTCCGGCGGTATGTTTGTCCAGTCCGAAAGATTCATCGAGGCCCACGGCGGCAAGATCGGAGATGTCTCGATATACGGCCAGGAATCCAACCCCACAACATGGCGTCTGGCTGCAATGAACCTTGCCATTCGCGGAATTGATTTCAATCTTGGAAAAGAACCGGCAGACACCTTTGTCCGCAACCAGCATCCTGATTTAAGAGCCGATTTCGTGCTTGCAAATCCGCCTTTTAATATATCCGACTGGTGGCACGCCAGCCTTGAGGGAGATCCCCGCTGGCTTTATGGAACGCCGCCCCAGGGCAACGCCAACTACGCATGGCTCCAGCACATGCTGCATCATCTGAAACCTAATGGGCGTGCAGGCATTGTCCTTGCCAACGGATCCATGTCTTCCAGCCAGAATTCGGAAGGCGACATAAGAAGGGCCATGGTTGAAGACGACAAGGTGGAAATCATGGTTGCCCTGCCTGGTCAATTATTCTTTAACACCCAGATTCCCGCCTGTCTTTGGTTTCTCGTAAAGCAGAAAACCAGAAGGCAGGGTGAAGTTCTTTTCATAGATGCCCGCAAGCTCGGAACCATGATAAGCCGTGTTCAGATCGAGTTTACAGACGATGATATCAAAAAAATTGCAGATACTGTGCAGGCCTGGCGCGGTGATGAAGAAGCAGACACTGAATATGCTGATGTGGCAGGTTTTTGCCGAAGTGTTCCGCTTGCCGAAATTGCAGAGCATGGTCATGTGCTGACACCCGGACGTTATGTCGGTGCTGAAGCAATCGAGGACGACGATGAAGCTTTTGCGGAAAAGATGCAGAAGCTGACCGAAAAGCTGGGTGAGCAGATGGCAAAGGGCGCTGAACTCGACATGCTTATCCGGCAGAAGCTTGGAGGGCTGGGGTATGAGTGTTGA